In the Wyeomyia smithii strain HCP4-BCI-WySm-NY-G18 chromosome 2, ASM2978416v1, whole genome shotgun sequence genome, one interval contains:
- the LOC129722431 gene encoding uncharacterized protein LOC129722431 — translation MVFTNNNSSYLPLDSDQRVAFYKNENLLFPPLPSSAASVGCRLSNSSVVMPSVMTAAAVEDRASSSPMVHLSSNGYYGYVPVNSIPKVMSTGTAATTVNGVIIGNGDGVSVQLDFSSPATAPVNDITMMDCVDDSEMENYHQQSHLQRKRKEHLDEAEISFKRRKTWLEEEHNQHQTEGFTNGLTWNQTPATQMALTETQPNPVSPTAPSNGLFTNGFYHAAAPTTILQQKNNVEATTIGSRWNASRFPEPPVPEKHPFSKNCPDLQDLFVSLHGSGCFVLD, via the exons ATGGTATTTACCAACAATAATTCGTCCTATTTACCGCTAGACAGCGACCAGCGAGTAGCATTTTACAAAAACGAGAACTTGCTGTTTCCACCATTACCATCATCGGCAGCGTCGGTGGGCTGCAGGCTCAGCAACAGTTCAGTAGTTATGCCATCAGTCATGACAGCAGCTGCAGTGGAGGACCGCGCCAGCTCCAGTCCGATGGTTCACCTCAGCTCCAACGGCTATTACGGTTACGTACCGGTCAATTCGATACCGAAAGTGATGTCAACGGGAACGGCGGCAACCACCGTCAATGGAGTAATCATCGGTAATGGTGATGGTGTGAGTGTCCAATTGGATTTCTCCTCGCCTGCTACCGCGCCGGTCAACGATATTACAATGATGGATTGCGTGGATGACAGTGAAATGGAAAACTACCACCAGCAATCGCACCTCCAACGAAAGCGGAAAGAGCACCTTGATGAGGCGGAAATCAGCTTTAAGCGCCGAAAAACATGGTTGGAAGAAGAGCACAATCAACATCAAACAGAAG GTTTCACTAACGGTTTAACCTGGAATCAAACTCCGGCCACCCAGATGGCATTAACTGAGACGCAGCCAAATCCAGTGTCTCCGACTGCGCCATCAAATGGTCTGTTCACCAACGGATTCTATCATGCAGCAGCACCGACAACGATTTTGCAGCAGAAAA ATAACGTTGAAGCCACAACAATCGGCAGCCGGTGGAACGCAAGCCGTTTTCCTGAGCCTCCCGTACCGGAAAAACATCCCTTTAGTAAAAACTGCCCAGATTTGCAAGACTTATTCGTCAGCTTGCATGGTTCCGGATGCTTTGTACTGGATTGA